In Methanonatronarchaeum thermophilum, a genomic segment contains:
- a CDS encoding RNA-guided endonuclease InsQ/TnpB family protein: MKATKTIQSGLVNITKTKKDILNQEYDNLQKYLQDGEDVELYSANKQQAERYYNKIKEDREYPISIRKDLIDVQECETDVCDYYVNIPVKGRYGGVNVPVNTHDEIPDDAEICESKLYREDGRFYLNITVKFDVEPVEEYDGVLGIDLGLRNPVVGVALSVAEPSQEIFFKGNNIKQIQTRYSYLRRQTKNGKKWKDREHNKVRDKLHKLTTEIANYAEENNLIVVVGELTGIQKQDKGREMNRKLHRFPHHAIRKMLEYKCKDRGIEYREVSEAYTSQRCCKCGKKGVRKKGLFKCGGSEMNSDVNGAWNISKRALGKPEIRSMLGAGAPVTVPKTP; encoded by the coding sequence GTGAAGGCTACTAAAACTATCCAAAGCGGATTGGTCAACATAACCAAAACCAAGAAAGACATACTCAATCAAGAGTATGACAACCTCCAGAAGTATTTACAGGATGGAGAAGATGTTGAACTGTATTCAGCCAACAAACAACAGGCTGAAAGATATTACAACAAAATCAAAGAAGATAGAGAGTATCCTATCTCTATCAGAAAAGATTTGATAGATGTTCAAGAATGTGAAACTGATGTCTGTGATTACTATGTCAATATTCCTGTGAAGGGTAGGTATGGAGGGGTGAATGTACCTGTAAACACTCACGATGAGATTCCTGACGATGCCGAAATATGCGAATCCAAGTTGTATCGTGAGGATGGTAGGTTTTACTTAAATATTACTGTTAAATTTGATGTAGAGCCTGTTGAAGAGTATGATGGTGTTCTCGGCATAGATCTCGGACTCCGAAATCCTGTTGTAGGAGTTGCTCTGTCGGTGGCAGAGCCCAGCCAAGAGATCTTCTTCAAAGGAAACAACATCAAGCAGATACAGACTCGATACTCATACCTCAGACGACAAACCAAAAACGGTAAGAAATGGAAAGACAGGGAACACAACAAAGTCAGAGACAAACTACACAAACTAACCACAGAGATCGCTAACTACGCTGAAGAAAATAACCTGATAGTAGTTGTCGGTGAATTGACAGGGATACAAAAACAGGATAAAGGCAGAGAGATGAACAGGAAACTCCACAGGTTTCCACACCACGCCATACGGAAGATGCTCGAGTACAAGTGTAAGGATAGAGGTATAGAGTACAGGGAAGTGTCTGAAGCCTATACCTCCCAACGATGCTGCAAATGCGGAAAAAAAGGTGTACGGAAAAAAGGATTGTTCAAGTGTGGTGGTAGTGAGATGAATAGCGATGTTAATGGTGCTTGGAACATATCCAAGCGGGCACTCGGCAAACCTGAAATAAGGTCAATGCTTGGTGCAGGGGCACCAGTGACAGTGCCCAAAACTCCATAG
- a CDS encoding N-glycosylase/DNA lyase: MQTNINPERIREVANCLAELKPEEIIKFDKNEPEYKTFKKILEKHPEKYTALLGISTGLVDYQLNGNAQEFWQTLEKITTKNNQINSIQKIQKTLDEFMDEKVNARINNMKRKRLNRFFNSSFPKWFIETYPNHKPTVVWEKLAKSMNNHKEMKTIVFAMKVYDIINHIQHNTYLEIPAETPIPCDIHVKRVAKTSGITNQNQENVKKAWNEVAKQINQQTNQNISIFRIDSIIWQLGQIISKTNKTQKNA; the protein is encoded by the coding sequence ATGCAAACCAACATCAATCCAGAAAGAATACGAGAAGTAGCAAACTGCCTCGCCGAACTAAAACCAGAAGAAATAATCAAGTTCGATAAAAACGAACCAGAATACAAGACATTCAAAAAAATACTAGAAAAACACCCAGAAAAATACACTGCACTACTCGGAATCTCCACCGGTCTAGTAGACTACCAACTAAATGGAAATGCACAGGAATTCTGGCAAACACTAGAAAAAATAACCACAAAAAACAACCAAATCAACTCCATCCAGAAAATACAGAAAACACTAGATGAATTCATGGACGAAAAAGTAAACGCCAGAATAAACAACATGAAAAGAAAAAGACTAAACCGATTCTTCAACAGCAGCTTCCCAAAATGGTTTATAGAAACCTATCCAAACCACAAACCAACAGTAGTATGGGAAAAACTAGCAAAATCAATGAACAACCATAAAGAAATGAAAACAATAGTATTCGCAATGAAGGTATACGACATAATCAACCACATACAACACAACACCTACCTTGAAATCCCAGCAGAAACCCCAATCCCCTGCGACATACATGTAAAAAGAGTAGCAAAAACATCTGGAATAACAAACCAAAACCAAGAAAACGTAAAAAAAGCATGGAACGAAGTAGCAAAACAAATCAACCAACAAACAAATCAAAACATCTCAATATTCAGAATAGACAGCATAATATGGCAATTAGGCCAAATAATCTCCAAAACAAACAAAACCCAGAAAAATGCCTAA
- a CDS encoding class II glutamine amidotransferase produces the protein MCELLGLCFNQSIRPSLSIRGFGYSDRDNPDGWGIGFYPDRCGQVFKEPIKASSSDLFRFLRDYPGVNSKLVLAHVRKKTVAKPQYMNSHPFRRELDGTMYIFAHNGTIEDLDKLPLTRFKPVGSTDSEHAFCYLLDRIWEKNIENWSDNFDWLHTVLKKINQFGKFNCIFSEGNYLFCYFDKNGHNSFYYVYREAPYGEIKLMDEDLKVNLDKETDSDQKGFIVATNRLTSENWREFNKGELTVFKEGEIIYQSV, from the coding sequence GTGTGTGAGTTGTTAGGTCTTTGTTTTAATCAGTCTATACGACCCTCTCTGTCTATTCGTGGTTTTGGATATAGTGATAGGGATAATCCAGATGGATGGGGTATTGGTTTCTATCCCGATCGATGTGGCCAGGTTTTCAAAGAACCAATAAAAGCAAGTAGTAGTGATCTATTCAGATTTTTAAGGGACTATCCCGGAGTTAATTCTAAATTGGTCCTGGCTCATGTCCGAAAAAAAACGGTTGCCAAACCCCAATACATGAATAGCCATCCATTTAGACGTGAATTGGATGGCACAATGTACATATTCGCTCATAATGGAACTATCGAAGATCTAGATAAATTACCACTAACCCGGTTTAAACCGGTTGGTTCAACGGACTCCGAACATGCATTCTGTTACCTACTGGATCGTATTTGGGAAAAAAACATTGAAAATTGGAGTGATAATTTTGATTGGCTCCATACGGTCCTAAAAAAAATCAATCAATTCGGTAAGTTTAACTGTATTTTTTCAGAAGGCAACTACTTATTCTGTTATTTTGATAAAAATGGCCACAACTCATTCTATTATGTATATAGAGAAGCACCATACGGTGAAATAAAGTTGATGGATGAAGATTTAAAAGTCAATTTAGACAAAGAAACCGATAGTGACCAAAAAGGATTTATCGTTGCAACAAACCGATTGACAAGTGAAAACTGGAGAGAATTTAACAAAGGCGAACTAACCGTGTTCAAAGAAGGTGAAATCATATATCAATCCGTCTAA
- a CDS encoding PHP-associated domain-containing protein, with protein MILDSGGDGGLVLKVDPHVHSEDSFDGKEPVELIVEHAADIDIDVIVVTDHDRIGKSLEACRLAEDLDELLVIPGIEVSTKHGHLLGVGVMEKVPPGLPLNETVELVRELGGIAVIPHPFQKTRHGVRKRNIDDCDAIETLNAWFFTGLQNKRAGKFAEKHGYSKVGASDAHSIGTIGKCYTEIELKNKDSLDDVEVEDVLKAIENGGSKITGKRAALYKSIYHYVKAFFRKIAYYLSRSFKLLYSSVKSVLK; from the coding sequence GTGATTTTAGATTCTGGTGGGGATGGTGGCCTTGTTTTGAAAGTTGATCCTCATGTTCATTCTGAGGATTCTTTTGATGGTAAGGAGCCTGTAGAGTTGATTGTGGAGCATGCTGCGGATATTGATATCGATGTAATTGTTGTTACCGATCATGATAGGATTGGTAAGTCACTTGAGGCTTGTAGGTTGGCTGAGGATTTAGATGAATTGTTGGTTATTCCGGGGATTGAAGTTTCTACGAAGCATGGGCATCTCCTTGGTGTTGGTGTTATGGAGAAGGTTCCACCGGGTTTACCTTTAAATGAAACTGTTGAATTGGTTCGTGAACTAGGTGGTATTGCGGTTATTCCACATCCTTTCCAGAAGACCAGACATGGTGTTAGGAAGAGGAACATCGATGATTGTGATGCAATTGAAACTTTAAATGCCTGGTTTTTTACTGGTTTACAGAACAAGAGGGCTGGTAAGTTTGCTGAAAAACATGGGTATTCAAAGGTTGGTGCAAGCGATGCCCACTCCATAGGTACTATAGGTAAATGTTATACAGAGATTGAATTGAAAAATAAAGATTCTCTGGATGATGTAGAGGTAGAGGATGTTTTAAAAGCTATTGAAAATGGTGGATCTAAGATTACTGGTAAACGTGCTGCTCTATACAAAAGTATCTATCATTATGTAAAGGCTTTTTTTAGAAAAATAGCCTACTATCTATCTAGGAGTTTTAAGTTGTTATATAGTTCAGTTAAATCGGTTTTGAAATAG
- a CDS encoding universal stress protein, giving the protein MYDRILIPTDGSMAADKASLHAFNLAEKFDSELHVLYVVSRWIPPVLSNDVKIPGEVHLSQRTVEKLKSGEMPDDVETKEKLMRPTEKIADEGRERGIKVVQSVRAGKPNKEIIDYIRKYDVDMIVMGSHGKGSLDHMILGSTTDKVLKLAEIPVVVIDTYQS; this is encoded by the coding sequence ATGTATGACAGGATTTTGATTCCGACTGATGGGAGTATGGCTGCTGATAAGGCTTCTCTGCATGCTTTTAACCTTGCTGAGAAGTTTGATTCAGAGCTTCATGTTTTGTATGTTGTTTCACGATGGATTCCACCGGTTCTTAGCAATGATGTTAAAATCCCTGGTGAGGTGCATTTATCTCAGAGAACAGTTGAAAAACTTAAGTCTGGTGAGATGCCTGATGATGTGGAAACCAAGGAGAAGTTGATGCGGCCAACTGAAAAAATAGCTGATGAAGGTAGGGAGCGTGGTATTAAGGTTGTACAGAGTGTTAGAGCTGGAAAACCGAATAAAGAGATTATAGATTACATAAGAAAATACGATGTAGACATGATTGTTATGGGTTCGCACGGTAAGGGTAGTTTAGACCACATGATACTTGGTAGCACCACAGATAAAGTTTTAAAGCTCGCAGAAATCCCAGTAGTTGTGATAGACACTTATCAATCGTAA
- a CDS encoding PD-(D/E)XK nuclease family protein gives MEVKKSLSIDSVYDEVSDYDLVLTVEAPLAESLEHRVDRAFLGLFSTTPRRLVYEEHPGDLLDKRGLFHIVVDETGIGWKKSAYLLDNAVDCWIETGDPRDILRYPMFSGEEMREVVEVLESTDNIYRAMNEYQVDEQDVAVVGFHQFKQLDKKVLPNSFDVIDVFQDCSVDLPRLSVFNSSVEIVKALSNNVSKWNAGETAFVLNPDSEYQPLVVSMLESRGIPYMTQLEITENMDLRNFFLYCRTAIQKTNLKVGEIQPLLKAVNIDIENRYNQQYIKNIDNEELNRFISGLRSIESMSFEEAIDFYSELVGRDIDILVEFYSDVGLLGETVSEHMLDLVEYYLEVFDIPWKDGGNGGVLLVSPGNVAWVDRPFVFHIGLDSSWSLNPPNKPWIDRERFETTKIKDFMILLQNRGSYYLVQDRYMNEEVVPCSYFNEIFDAEFESFTDLPHKRYNEEVVEELDGFDKIDLGIESNEVSVFSQSDLNTFVECPRNYYFKKLISTPDQDYFRKGNLFHDFAELYYNHPQYTENNLTEIIELMVDEIKPLVSDVELPLIKTEFLVGTKNIMEFIDETPDIDVEVSGYSKKYINNVFFKKLDLPIESNLTEVWFEDTQLGCKGKIDLIRQIDELVDYKSGRKHSKSNIVRKSNVELFEDRPNFQALMYLYHHRKIHPNQKLDFIFYYFLDNIKDNIKGEGDYKDNITRITYYPNNFNDQLPKKTTYEWLCKTSKARKKFLKKLGYKNYKKALKNIEISKKSQYDRELIKEECSEKLSIKFSEHLTIGWGEDVTQKQLEKQTKGILSKYTRFRTQNYFKEDLDQFQDFLKNKITELNQYKQTTFPVGNPNLKKIDNRDLLII, from the coding sequence ATGGAAGTTAAAAAGTCGTTGTCCATTGATAGTGTTTATGATGAAGTTAGTGATTATGATTTGGTTTTAACGGTTGAGGCGCCTCTTGCTGAATCTCTTGAACACCGTGTTGACCGGGCTTTTTTAGGTCTGTTTTCTACAACTCCCCGTAGGTTGGTTTATGAAGAGCACCCAGGTGATTTGCTGGATAAACGTGGGTTGTTCCATATAGTTGTTGATGAAACTGGTATTGGTTGGAAGAAATCTGCATACCTGCTTGACAACGCTGTGGATTGTTGGATTGAAACGGGGGATCCAAGAGATATACTTAGATATCCAATGTTTTCTGGAGAGGAGATGCGGGAGGTTGTTGAGGTTTTGGAGTCGACCGATAATATATATCGAGCTATGAATGAATATCAAGTCGATGAACAGGATGTAGCTGTTGTTGGATTCCATCAATTTAAACAACTGGATAAAAAGGTTTTACCCAATAGTTTTGATGTGATAGATGTTTTTCAAGACTGTTCGGTTGATTTACCCCGTTTATCTGTTTTTAATTCAAGTGTTGAAATTGTTAAAGCGTTGTCAAACAATGTTTCTAAATGGAATGCAGGTGAAACCGCGTTTGTTTTAAATCCAGATAGTGAGTATCAACCACTTGTTGTTTCGATGCTTGAGTCCCGAGGCATTCCGTATATGACTCAGCTTGAAATAACGGAGAACATGGATTTAAGAAACTTCTTTTTATACTGTAGAACTGCCATCCAAAAGACAAACCTAAAGGTTGGAGAAATACAGCCTTTACTTAAAGCGGTGAACATCGATATCGAAAACAGATACAACCAACAGTATATAAAAAACATCGATAACGAAGAACTGAATCGATTCATCAGTGGATTAAGGTCGATTGAATCAATGTCTTTTGAGGAGGCCATTGATTTTTATAGTGAACTAGTTGGTAGAGACATAGATATCTTGGTTGAGTTTTATAGTGATGTTGGTTTGTTAGGTGAGACAGTTAGTGAACACATGCTTGATTTGGTCGAGTACTATCTAGAGGTCTTCGATATTCCCTGGAAGGATGGAGGTAATGGAGGTGTTCTCTTAGTATCTCCTGGTAACGTTGCTTGGGTGGATCGGCCATTTGTATTCCATATAGGATTAGATTCCAGCTGGAGCTTAAACCCACCCAACAAGCCTTGGATCGATCGAGAACGGTTTGAAACAACCAAAATCAAGGATTTCATGATTTTATTGCAGAACAGAGGTAGTTACTACCTTGTTCAAGATAGATATATGAACGAGGAAGTAGTTCCCTGTTCTTATTTTAATGAGATTTTTGATGCTGAGTTTGAGAGTTTCACAGACCTACCTCACAAACGTTACAATGAGGAGGTGGTTGAGGAGCTCGATGGCTTTGATAAAATAGATTTAGGTATTGAATCAAATGAAGTCAGTGTTTTTAGCCAATCCGACCTCAATACGTTTGTTGAATGTCCAAGAAACTACTACTTCAAGAAATTGATCTCAACACCAGACCAAGACTATTTCCGTAAAGGAAATCTGTTCCATGACTTCGCTGAACTCTACTACAACCACCCACAATATACAGAAAACAACTTAACTGAAATAATCGAGTTGATGGTTGATGAGATAAAGCCATTGGTGAGTGATGTCGAGCTTCCATTGATTAAAACCGAGTTCTTGGTTGGCACAAAAAACATCATGGAGTTCATAGACGAAACCCCAGATATCGACGTAGAGGTTAGTGGTTACAGCAAAAAATACATAAACAATGTTTTTTTCAAGAAACTCGACCTACCCATCGAATCAAATTTAACCGAGGTTTGGTTTGAAGATACACAACTTGGATGTAAGGGTAAAATCGATCTAATTAGACAGATTGATGAACTCGTTGACTATAAAAGCGGTAGAAAACACTCTAAATCAAATATTGTCCGCAAATCAAATGTAGAGCTGTTCGAAGATAGACCCAACTTCCAGGCATTGATGTACCTATATCACCATCGAAAAATACATCCAAACCAAAAACTCGATTTTATTTTCTACTACTTCCTAGACAACATTAAGGACAACATCAAAGGAGAAGGAGACTACAAAGACAACATCACTCGAATAACATACTATCCAAATAACTTCAACGACCAGTTACCTAAAAAAACAACATATGAATGGCTATGCAAAACCAGTAAAGCCCGAAAAAAATTCCTCAAAAAACTAGGATACAAAAACTATAAAAAAGCCTTAAAAAACATCGAAATATCTAAAAAAAGCCAGTATGACCGAGAATTAATCAAGGAAGAATGTAGTGAAAAACTATCAATTAAGTTTAGTGAACACCTAACCATCGGTTGGGGAGAAGACGTTACACAAAAACAACTTGAAAAACAAACCAAAGGCATTCTGAGTAAATATACCAGATTTAGAACACAAAACTACTTTAAAGAAGACCTAGATCAATTTCAAGATTTCTTAAAAAACAAAATAACCGAACTAAATCAATACAAACAAACCACCTTCCCAGTAGGCAACCCCAACCTCAAAAAAATCGACAACCGAGACCTACTGATAATATAA
- a CDS encoding S16 family serine protease, producing the protein MYVANQHTDLDLMNEYSVLISWETTADIIEGPSASAAETLAIIAAANNQEIDKNVVITGEIELDGTISPVGGVEEKAKAAMENGHEKILVPPNQHIEITGIEVVEVNNIEEAKKHVGLT; encoded by the coding sequence ATATATGTTGCAAACCAACACACAGACCTCGACCTAATGAATGAATACAGCGTATTAATCAGCTGGGAAACAACCGCAGACATAATTGAGGGTCCAAGCGCCAGCGCCGCCGAAACACTAGCTATAATAGCCGCAGCAAACAACCAAGAGATCGATAAAAACGTAGTTATAACTGGAGAAATAGAGTTAGACGGAACTATATCTCCTGTTGGTGGAGTTGAAGAGAAAGCAAAAGCAGCAATGGAAAACGGACACGAAAAAATCTTAGTACCTCCCAACCAACACATAGAGATTACAGGAATAGAAGTTGTAGAAGTCAACAACATAGAAGAAGCAAAAAAACATGTAGGATTAACTTGA
- a CDS encoding HFX_2341 family transcriptional regulator domain-containing protein, whose product MEKIVHITPLGFEIDRVIMPLKKYPANKIHILTVDSEKHGHKLYNKQKKYTNKVKKQLKKLEIEYKIHDTDIFNLLQLIDTTSNLIKKEKNQKSRIYINISGAGKLTAVATTLSGMYHDIPTYYVKADRYPNTEQEKQEHGLSIVQEPDILKLINLKFKKPNKEAVTVLKLIEKKGPQKTDEILNHLSKKHKKYRYQGKYQNLNRKTKQKLIMRLNRGILDKLEQNEYIKREKTGRRNIIKNTKTGKYIAKLN is encoded by the coding sequence ATGGAGAAAATAGTTCATATAACACCCCTTGGATTTGAAATAGACAGAGTAATAATGCCCTTAAAAAAATATCCAGCCAACAAAATCCATATACTAACAGTTGACAGCGAAAAACACGGACACAAACTCTACAATAAACAAAAAAAATACACCAACAAAGTAAAAAAACAACTAAAAAAACTAGAAATCGAATATAAAATACACGACACAGATATATTCAACCTACTACAACTAATCGACACAACAAGCAACCTAATAAAAAAAGAAAAAAACCAGAAAAGCAGAATCTACATAAACATCAGCGGAGCGGGAAAACTAACAGCTGTAGCAACAACCCTATCAGGAATGTACCACGATATACCAACCTACTACGTCAAAGCCGATAGATATCCAAACACAGAACAAGAAAAACAAGAACACGGACTAAGCATAGTCCAAGAACCAGATATACTGAAACTAATCAACCTCAAATTCAAAAAACCAAACAAAGAAGCAGTCACCGTCTTAAAACTAATAGAAAAAAAAGGCCCACAAAAAACAGATGAAATACTAAACCACCTATCAAAAAAACACAAAAAATATAGATACCAAGGAAAATACCAAAACCTAAACCGAAAAACAAAACAAAAACTCATAATGCGACTAAACAGAGGAATACTAGACAAACTAGAACAAAACGAATACATAAAACGAGAAAAAACAGGAAGACGCAACATAATAAAAAACACAAAAACAGGAAAATACATAGCCAAACTAAACTAA
- a CDS encoding restriction endonuclease has translation MDDCSVFLDEDGERVCFDGLVVNDSEVYSFFSDLSEGEREYYGKKAVKIGVIGLKRISTDSEVDYVEKEFNRMMGRFDEMFDPDISSSYFGRLEKTLQEYFEEGGTVEDIFDPANKNRPLGRLKTDLKIEFEKIRDKIAEEKGKEEVKEKTPIKGEEFEDFCERFLSENLCKPLGTELIRTSDEAGELTNSKKGDFIVKPSELDGTKIVLEMKSGTIGQREILERELPEAMKNRVADYGILVSRYVENLPKKVGWFQEYQGNMLVCALGSKEHDEEFPDMLNIALQFAKQRLLEKKLNEVDIDLEKVKNGVNRVERKIEEFSIIKRKTTSIQKACKDIDEKANDLRDEIQSELTEMSTAIN, from the coding sequence ATGGATGATTGTAGTGTTTTTTTGGATGAGGATGGTGAACGGGTTTGTTTCGATGGTTTAGTTGTGAACGATAGTGAGGTCTATAGTTTTTTTAGTGATTTAAGTGAGGGGGAGCGGGAGTATTATGGTAAGAAGGCTGTTAAGATCGGTGTTATTGGTTTGAAACGAATTTCTACTGATTCTGAGGTTGATTATGTGGAAAAAGAGTTTAATAGGATGATGGGTCGTTTCGATGAGATGTTTGACCCTGACATCAGTAGTAGTTATTTTGGTCGTTTGGAGAAAACGCTTCAAGAATATTTTGAGGAGGGTGGTACTGTTGAAGATATATTCGATCCTGCAAATAAAAACAGGCCTTTAGGGCGTTTAAAAACAGATTTAAAAATTGAGTTTGAGAAGATAAGGGATAAGATTGCTGAAGAGAAAGGTAAGGAAGAAGTTAAAGAAAAAACTCCTATTAAGGGTGAAGAGTTTGAAGATTTCTGTGAGAGATTTTTGTCCGAAAACTTGTGTAAGCCATTGGGTACGGAGTTGATTCGAACTTCAGATGAAGCCGGTGAGTTGACAAACTCTAAAAAGGGTGATTTTATTGTAAAGCCTTCTGAACTGGATGGTACGAAAATAGTTCTTGAAATGAAGAGTGGAACTATAGGTCAACGTGAGATCTTGGAAAGAGAACTTCCTGAGGCTATGAAGAACAGAGTGGCTGACTACGGTATTCTTGTTTCGCGTTATGTGGAAAATTTACCTAAAAAAGTTGGTTGGTTTCAAGAGTATCAGGGAAATATGTTGGTGTGTGCGTTGGGAAGCAAAGAACATGATGAAGAGTTTCCTGATATGCTTAACATAGCGCTTCAGTTTGCTAAACAACGATTGCTAGAGAAAAAACTAAACGAAGTGGATATTGATTTAGAGAAGGTTAAAAACGGAGTTAATAGGGTTGAAAGAAAAATTGAAGAGTTCTCTATAATAAAAAGAAAAACTACAAGTATTCAGAAAGCCTGTAAAGATATTGATGAAAAAGCTAACGATCTAAGGGATGAAATACAATCAGAATTAACAGAGATGTCAACAGCTATAAATTGA